The Longimicrobium sp. genome includes a window with the following:
- a CDS encoding AAA family ATPase codes for MSLPEILRDLDLLVRSRHPLVLLDSAEEDRAGALLRELSAAMGLPLFTWSLSRGIRRDGGDAVARPDAARPAPRAEPDRDPMVTGGWSTFSRGQVPLDAFRRTEPHPERAGGTPYDTTHPVQALHHVELADVAALYHFTGLGAHLGDPLVAAKLRDAAGLLQRRGGTLFVTGVGVELPDALRPIASTVRLPLPTPAEYRRVLREVVTELSAARPLQVTLTQEEVTRLLNAMRGMGIGEARKALTRAILEDGSLSSGDIPAVLRAKAEAVAREGLLEFVPVGEEEGAGGVAGLGGLKAWLAKRARVLSDPARAAQLGLAFPRGVLLLGVPGCGKSLSARMVAREWGLPLLRMDPGALYDKYVGESERNFRRALQAAEKLAPAVLWIDEIEKAFQGGGDADGGVSTRILGSFLSWMQDRPAHVFVVATANDVARLPPELLRKGRFDELFFVDLPDPEARREIFAVHLRRRRQDPAAFDLAALAEAADGFSGAEIEEAVVSSLYNALAADGTVTTAALRGEIAATRPLSRIRAEDVARLRAWARDRTVSAA; via the coding sequence ATGTCGCTCCCCGAAATTCTTCGCGACCTGGACCTCCTCGTCCGCTCGCGCCATCCGCTGGTCCTGCTGGACTCGGCCGAGGAAGACCGCGCCGGCGCGCTGCTCCGCGAGCTTTCCGCGGCGATGGGGCTGCCGCTCTTCACCTGGTCGCTGTCGCGCGGCATCCGGCGCGACGGCGGCGATGCGGTCGCGCGTCCCGATGCCGCCCGGCCCGCCCCGCGCGCGGAGCCCGATCGCGACCCGATGGTGACGGGCGGCTGGTCCACCTTTTCGCGCGGGCAGGTGCCGCTGGATGCCTTCCGCCGCACGGAGCCGCACCCCGAGCGCGCCGGCGGCACGCCATACGACACCACGCACCCGGTGCAGGCGCTGCACCACGTGGAGCTGGCGGACGTCGCCGCGCTCTACCACTTCACCGGCCTGGGCGCGCACCTGGGCGACCCGCTCGTCGCCGCCAAGCTGCGCGACGCCGCCGGCCTGCTCCAGCGGCGAGGCGGCACGCTCTTCGTCACCGGCGTGGGCGTGGAGCTGCCGGATGCGCTGCGCCCCATCGCCTCCACCGTGCGCCTTCCGCTCCCCACGCCGGCCGAGTACCGCCGCGTGCTGCGCGAGGTGGTGACGGAGCTTTCCGCCGCCCGCCCGCTCCAGGTGACCCTCACGCAGGAAGAGGTGACGCGGCTGCTGAACGCCATGCGCGGGATGGGCATCGGCGAGGCGCGCAAGGCGCTCACCCGCGCGATCCTGGAGGACGGCTCCCTTTCGTCCGGCGACATCCCGGCCGTGCTGCGCGCCAAGGCCGAGGCGGTGGCGCGCGAGGGGCTGCTTGAGTTCGTGCCGGTGGGCGAGGAGGAGGGCGCGGGAGGGGTGGCCGGGCTGGGCGGGCTCAAAGCGTGGCTGGCCAAGCGCGCGCGCGTCCTCAGCGATCCCGCGCGCGCGGCGCAGCTGGGGCTCGCCTTTCCGCGCGGCGTGCTCCTGCTGGGGGTGCCCGGGTGCGGCAAGAGCCTGAGCGCGCGCATGGTGGCCCGCGAGTGGGGCCTCCCCCTGCTGCGCATGGACCCGGGCGCGCTGTACGACAAGTACGTCGGCGAGAGCGAGCGCAACTTCCGCCGCGCCCTGCAGGCCGCGGAGAAGCTGGCGCCCGCGGTGCTCTGGATCGACGAGATCGAGAAGGCGTTCCAGGGCGGCGGCGACGCGGACGGCGGCGTCTCCACGCGCATCCTGGGGAGCTTCCTCTCGTGGATGCAGGACCGCCCGGCGCACGTCTTCGTGGTCGCCACCGCCAACGACGTCGCCCGCCTCCCGCCCGAGCTGCTGCGCAAGGGGCGCTTCGACGAGCTCTTCTTCGTGGACCTCCCCGACCCCGAGGCGCGCCGCGAGATCTTCGCCGTGCACCTGCGCAGGCGCCGCCAGGATCCCGCCGCCTTCGACCTCGCCGCCCTCGCGGAGGCCGCCGACGGATTCAGCGGCGCCGAGATCGAGGAGGCGGTGGTCTCGTCGCTCTACAACGCGCTGGCCGCCGACGGCACCGTCACCACCGCCGCGCTGCGCGGCGAGATCGCGGCCACCCGCCCCCTCTCCCGCATCCGCGCCGAAGACGTGGCCCGCCTGCGCGCCTGGGCCCGCGACCGCACCGTGTCCGCCGCGTGA
- the msrA gene encoding peptide-methionine (S)-S-oxide reductase MsrA: protein MRNDREVATLGGGCFWCTEAVFQDLRGVEKVQSGYSGGHVHNPTYEEVCGKGTGHAEVVQVTFDPSMVTFRELLEVFFTVHDPTTPNRQGADVGPQYRSAVFYHSPEQKAVAEEVIRDVNERQIWGAPVVTEVTEFTEFFPAESYHDDYFRRNPYQGYCQVVIAPKVSKFRKQYLEKLKA, encoded by the coding sequence ATGCGGAACGACAGGGAAGTGGCGACTCTTGGCGGCGGGTGCTTCTGGTGCACCGAGGCCGTCTTTCAGGATCTTCGCGGGGTGGAAAAGGTGCAGTCCGGCTATTCCGGCGGCCACGTGCATAACCCCACGTACGAAGAGGTGTGCGGCAAGGGAACCGGGCACGCCGAGGTGGTGCAGGTGACCTTCGACCCGTCGATGGTCACCTTCCGGGAGTTGCTGGAGGTGTTCTTCACCGTGCACGACCCCACCACGCCCAACCGGCAGGGCGCGGACGTGGGCCCGCAGTACCGCTCGGCGGTCTTTTACCACTCGCCGGAGCAGAAGGCCGTCGCGGAGGAGGTCATCCGCGACGTCAACGAGCGCCAGATCTGGGGCGCGCCCGTGGTGACCGAGGTGACGGAGTTCACCGAGTTCTTTCCGGCCGAGTCGTACCACGACGACTACTTCCGCCGCAACCCGTACCAGGGCTACTGCCAGGTGGTGATCGCGCCCAAGGTGAGCAAGTTCCGCAAGCAGTACCTGGAGAAGCTGAAGGCCTGA
- a CDS encoding RNA polymerase sigma factor, with translation MWRQRYTRAAPGGRPGNGASNLASHPDVQPYASRNGRRRPGATPLIQELHPPPTGDPALAAAGDAHAFGRLYRDHVARVHTLACRMIGDDDADEVTQDVFVRAWEKLRTFRGEAAFGTWLHRLAVNLILARRTSRSVRHGRDGGAEALETIACRPAAPELKMDFERAIKHLPDGARQIFVLFDVEGYRHEEIAEMLNVSVGTSKSQLHRARMILREHLT, from the coding sequence GTGTGGCGCCAAAGATACACGCGCGCCGCTCCCGGCGGCAGGCCCGGAAACGGCGCTTCCAACCTTGCGAGCCATCCTGATGTCCAACCATATGCGAGCAGGAACGGACGTCGACGACCCGGAGCCACTCCGCTGATCCAGGAACTGCACCCCCCGCCCACCGGCGACCCCGCGCTCGCCGCGGCGGGCGACGCCCACGCCTTCGGGCGGCTGTACCGCGACCACGTGGCGCGCGTGCACACGCTGGCGTGCCGCATGATCGGCGACGACGACGCCGACGAGGTGACGCAGGACGTCTTCGTCCGCGCCTGGGAGAAGCTGCGCACCTTTCGCGGCGAGGCGGCGTTCGGCACCTGGCTCCACCGGCTCGCGGTGAACCTGATCCTGGCGCGGCGGACGTCGCGAAGCGTTCGGCACGGGCGCGACGGTGGGGCGGAAGCGCTGGAGACGATCGCCTGCCGCCCCGCCGCGCCGGAGCTGAAGATGGACTTCGAGAGGGCGATCAAGCACCTCCCGGACGGGGCACGGCAGATCTTCGTGCTCTTTGACGTGGAAGGTTACCGGCACGAGGAAATCGCCGAGATGCTGAACGTGAGCGTGGGGACGTCCAAGAGCCAGCTTCACCGGGCCCGGATGATCCTCCGCGAGCACCTGACCTGA
- a CDS encoding DUF4097 family beta strand repeat-containing protein — MRILLATLTATMVMGTLPLAAQRDDFRWSGRVAQGKEIEVVGVVGDIRALPASGGQVEVVAEMREGRVPVRVVEHEHGVTLCVVYPNQRPSSSGRGNGRCGMTGNVGNDPPRVDFTVRVPAGVRFAGRSVTGDVRAQGLRGAVRASTVSGGVDVQTSEEAEASTVSGDVRVAMGRLPRSGSLRFNTVSGSVRLVLPSDAGAELRVTTVSGDLDSDFELRLNSRDNGGRSFVRVGHNIRATIGSGGPEIEIRTVSGDVELARGR; from the coding sequence ATGCGCATCCTGCTCGCTACTTTGACGGCCACGATGGTGATGGGCACCCTTCCCCTTGCCGCGCAGCGCGACGACTTCCGCTGGAGCGGGCGCGTGGCGCAGGGGAAGGAGATCGAGGTGGTGGGTGTGGTGGGCGACATCCGCGCCCTTCCGGCCAGCGGCGGCCAGGTGGAGGTCGTCGCCGAGATGCGCGAGGGGCGCGTACCCGTGCGCGTGGTGGAGCACGAGCATGGCGTGACGCTCTGCGTCGTATACCCCAACCAGCGTCCCAGCAGCAGCGGCCGCGGCAACGGGCGGTGCGGGATGACGGGGAACGTGGGCAACGATCCGCCGCGCGTGGACTTCACCGTGCGCGTCCCCGCCGGCGTGCGCTTCGCCGGCCGCAGCGTGACGGGCGACGTGCGCGCCCAGGGCCTGCGCGGAGCCGTGCGCGCCAGCACCGTCTCCGGCGGCGTGGACGTGCAGACCAGCGAGGAGGCCGAGGCCAGCACGGTGAGCGGCGACGTGCGCGTCGCCATGGGGCGCCTGCCGCGGAGCGGCTCGCTGCGCTTCAACACCGTCAGCGGCAGCGTGCGCCTGGTCCTCCCCTCCGACGCCGGCGCCGAGCTCCGGGTCACCACCGTCAGCGGCGATCTCGACTCCGACTTCGAGCTGCGCCTGAACTCGCGCGACAACGGCGGCCGCTCGTTCGTCCGCGTCGGCCACAACATCCGCGCCACCATCGGCAGCGGCGGCCCCGAAATCGAGATCCGCACCGTCAGCGGGGATGTGGAGCTGGCGCGCGGGCGGTAG
- the tcmP gene encoding three-Cys-motif partner protein TcmP: MSRAGDRHFDEFQDHTLLKHLVLRKYVGAWAAKLRKLRGEVWFVDAFAGEGSDKKGNPGSPLIAAKLAEPFEHDGQGVMRILAIEKDAVRCARLQEVMRPFTERKIAVVRCGTLVERIDKFAKHIGDKPALFFLDPFGVEGLLEDLLPQLLHGPQNEVFALFADVGANRLHAVLLAEGRDPDAEEEVLRAAPSLFPEFVEEDVERSRAAVERSQRALRSTQDASDRILSEALGAGTLKEAALVPEHARREWLVRRYMRTLVDAGAKYVLALPMRDASSQRVYQLVYATKSPVGLRTMKEAMDSALRSTSLPDESTELIRAELRGNEDAVVRELASHFAGREVRWTEEKDRRSDTVKRYLLEQTAIFPMQFPAVLQSLGEAGLVAGKRPITLRFPPVHRSAP; this comes from the coding sequence ATGAGTCGAGCCGGAGATCGCCACTTCGATGAGTTCCAAGATCACACTCTCCTGAAGCACCTCGTTCTGCGTAAGTACGTTGGTGCATGGGCTGCGAAGCTCCGGAAGCTCCGTGGCGAGGTCTGGTTCGTGGATGCTTTTGCGGGTGAGGGGTCCGACAAAAAAGGAAATCCGGGTTCGCCGCTGATCGCCGCCAAGCTCGCCGAGCCCTTTGAGCATGATGGCCAAGGTGTGATGCGGATTTTAGCGATCGAGAAGGATGCGGTCCGTTGCGCGCGCCTTCAGGAGGTCATGCGTCCGTTCACCGAACGCAAAATCGCTGTCGTCCGATGCGGCACCCTTGTCGAGCGTATCGACAAGTTCGCGAAGCACATCGGAGATAAGCCGGCACTGTTCTTCCTCGACCCCTTCGGGGTCGAGGGCCTGCTCGAGGACCTGCTGCCCCAGCTCCTGCATGGGCCGCAGAACGAGGTCTTTGCGTTGTTCGCCGACGTGGGCGCCAACCGTTTGCACGCCGTGCTCTTGGCGGAGGGGAGAGACCCCGATGCGGAGGAGGAAGTACTCCGTGCTGCCCCGTCGTTGTTCCCCGAATTCGTCGAGGAGGATGTCGAGCGATCTCGCGCTGCCGTGGAACGGAGTCAGCGCGCTCTACGATCGACGCAGGATGCTTCGGACAGAATCCTATCCGAAGCGCTCGGCGCGGGCACGCTAAAAGAGGCGGCGCTCGTGCCGGAGCACGCGCGCCGAGAGTGGCTCGTGCGGCGGTACATGCGCACGCTGGTCGATGCAGGCGCAAAATACGTCCTTGCGCTGCCTATGCGCGACGCATCGAGCCAGCGAGTCTACCAGCTCGTGTACGCCACGAAGAGCCCGGTGGGGCTCCGCACGATGAAGGAGGCGATGGACAGTGCGCTCCGAAGCACAAGCCTCCCCGACGAGTCAACAGAGTTAATCCGAGCAGAACTTCGCGGGAACGAAGATGCCGTCGTGCGCGAACTAGCCAGCCACTTCGCCGGCCGCGAAGTCCGCTGGACAGAGGAGAAGGATCGCCGGTCGGACACCGTCAAGCGCTACCTTCTCGAGCAGACGGCTATCTTTCCGATGCAGTTTCCGGCGGTCCTCCAGAGCCTGGGCGAAGCCGGGCTCGTTGCGGGAAAGAGGCCTATCACGCTGCGGTTTCCACCAGTTCACCGGTCTGCGCCGTGA
- a CDS encoding phage Gp37/Gp68 family protein — MRNSTPIEWTDSTWNPTTGCTQVSAGCDHCYALVLARTRLADGYLKRLPVVQSEVNIGDPFAVRVWEERLTQPARWTGARRIFVNSMSDLFHRDIPESFVRRVFEVMLNVDRHIYQVLTKRPGRAVRFFERNQDLFPEGCVPAHIWIGTSVENQEAAYRVGHLRSLPATVRFLSCEPLLGPLSLDLNGIHWVIAGGESGADFRPIDLEWARSIREQCLEGGVAFFFKQVGGRTPKSGGRMLDGEIYDGYPDLVAITAQTGELVETAA, encoded by the coding sequence ATGCGGAACAGCACACCAATAGAGTGGACGGATTCCACCTGGAACCCGACCACCGGCTGCACCCAGGTAAGCGCCGGTTGCGACCACTGTTATGCACTTGTCCTGGCGCGGACTCGCCTTGCGGACGGATATCTGAAGCGCCTTCCCGTCGTGCAGTCGGAGGTCAACATTGGGGATCCGTTCGCGGTGAGAGTTTGGGAGGAGCGCTTAACGCAACCGGCGCGTTGGACTGGCGCGAGACGTATCTTCGTCAACTCGATGTCGGACCTGTTCCACCGGGATATCCCGGAGTCCTTCGTGCGCCGCGTTTTCGAGGTGATGCTCAACGTGGACCGGCACATCTATCAGGTACTCACGAAGCGTCCCGGGCGCGCCGTTCGCTTCTTTGAGCGCAACCAGGATCTTTTCCCGGAAGGCTGCGTCCCAGCGCACATCTGGATCGGCACTTCGGTCGAAAACCAGGAAGCGGCATATCGGGTGGGACATCTGCGGAGTCTTCCTGCAACGGTGCGATTTCTCTCATGCGAGCCGCTCCTCGGTCCACTTAGTTTGGACCTGAATGGCATCCATTGGGTGATTGCTGGCGGAGAGAGCGGTGCCGACTTCCGCCCCATAGATCTCGAGTGGGCGCGCTCGATTCGCGAACAGTGCCTCGAAGGCGGGGTTGCCTTCTTCTTCAAGCAAGTTGGTGGCCGGACACCGAAGTCAGGCGGCCGGATGCTGGATGGCGAGATCTACGATGGTTATCCCGACCTTGTTGCAATCACGGCGCAGACCGGTGAACTGGTGGAAACCGCAGCGTGA